In a single window of the Nocardioides massiliensis genome:
- the tatC gene encoding twin-arginine translocase subunit TatC, translating into MAVAAGLVRLFRGAPQQPVGPDGKMPLADHLRELRARILRSVSVLVVAIIVALFFYDELSDLVSGPYEQAVGNIDVDSELIISGVGGPLLLQLKLSAIAAVIATSPYWLYQIWAFVMPGLHQHERRWTRVFSAVAGPLFIGGVAVGYYVLPKGLQVLIDFTPLGVTNLVDFDTYLSFFIRLLLVFGIAFEIPLFIVMLSLARVLSARTLAEYRAWIIVGTFVFAAVATPSTDPFTMLFLAIPMVVLIFVSEGIVRLIERRRRANDDTTDWDDDEASPLDETPSRIDDEADW; encoded by the coding sequence GTGGCGGTCGCTGCCGGCCTGGTCCGGCTCTTCCGCGGCGCACCCCAGCAGCCCGTCGGCCCGGACGGCAAGATGCCCCTGGCCGACCACCTGCGGGAGCTGCGCGCGCGCATCCTGCGCTCGGTCAGCGTGCTGGTCGTGGCGATCATCGTCGCGCTGTTCTTCTACGACGAGCTCTCCGACCTCGTCAGCGGCCCCTACGAACAGGCCGTGGGCAACATCGACGTCGACAGCGAGCTCATCATCTCCGGCGTCGGCGGCCCCCTGCTGCTGCAGCTGAAGCTGTCGGCCATCGCCGCGGTCATCGCCACCAGCCCCTACTGGCTCTACCAGATCTGGGCGTTCGTGATGCCCGGGCTGCACCAGCACGAACGCCGCTGGACCCGCGTCTTCAGCGCCGTGGCCGGACCGCTGTTCATCGGCGGCGTCGCGGTCGGCTACTACGTGCTCCCCAAGGGCCTGCAGGTCCTCATCGACTTCACCCCTCTCGGAGTGACCAACCTCGTCGACTTCGACACCTACCTGTCGTTCTTCATCCGGCTGCTGCTCGTCTTCGGCATCGCCTTCGAGATCCCGCTGTTCATCGTCATGCTCAGCCTCGCCCGCGTGCTGTCGGCCCGCACACTGGCCGAGTACCGCGCCTGGATCATCGTCGGCACCTTCGTCTTCGCCGCCGTCGCGACCCCCTCCACCGACCCGTTCACCATGCTGTTCCTCGCCATCCCCATGGTCGTGCTGATCTTCGTCAGCGAGGGCATCGTGCGCCTCATCGAGCGCCGTCGCCGCGCGAACGACGACACCACCGACTGGGACGACGACGAGGCATCCCCCCTCGACGAGACCCCGTCACGCATCGACGACGAGGCCGACTGGTGA
- a CDS encoding FKBP-type peptidyl-prolyl cis-trans isomerase: MSRLRRFTALTAAAALVLVTAACGSDDENGVESAALSDVEVTGEVGQKPDVTVPEDFALEETVGTEHTEGDGVPLVAGKPALIHITMVNVRTGDVAISTYDQEQPLYLQAFDEANLFKTIVETMEGAASGSRYVFGMQPGDLYGEQGNTQFGIEPDDDVIAVVDAISGPPEEVLDGPDGEAVDPPADTPTVVEDGDGQVTGIDFSGLPKAAPEEFQVITLIEGEGPEARDDSVVSFNYLGQVWGREQVFDESYSRGEPTPFGLGVSGLIRAWDEGLVGTKRGSRVMIIAPPEMAYGDQERPGSGIPPNSTLVFVIDVLGVS, translated from the coding sequence GTGTCGCGCTTGCGCCGTTTCACCGCCCTGACCGCAGCCGCCGCCCTGGTGCTCGTCACCGCCGCGTGCGGCAGCGACGACGAGAACGGGGTCGAGTCGGCCGCGCTGTCGGACGTCGAGGTCACCGGCGAGGTCGGGCAGAAGCCCGATGTCACGGTGCCCGAGGACTTCGCCCTCGAGGAGACCGTCGGCACCGAGCACACCGAGGGTGACGGCGTCCCCCTCGTCGCCGGCAAGCCCGCGTTGATCCACATCACGATGGTCAACGTGCGCACGGGTGACGTGGCGATCAGCACCTACGACCAGGAGCAGCCGCTCTACCTCCAGGCCTTCGACGAGGCCAACCTGTTCAAGACCATCGTCGAGACGATGGAGGGCGCGGCGTCCGGCAGCCGCTACGTCTTCGGGATGCAGCCCGGCGACCTGTACGGCGAGCAGGGCAACACGCAGTTCGGGATCGAGCCCGACGACGACGTGATCGCCGTGGTCGACGCGATCTCCGGCCCGCCCGAGGAGGTCCTCGACGGACCCGACGGCGAGGCTGTGGACCCGCCCGCCGACACACCGACGGTCGTCGAGGACGGCGACGGCCAGGTCACCGGCATCGACTTCAGTGGTCTGCCCAAGGCCGCGCCCGAGGAGTTCCAGGTCATCACTCTCATCGAGGGGGAGGGGCCCGAGGCCCGCGACGACTCGGTGGTGTCGTTCAACTACCTGGGCCAGGTCTGGGGCCGGGAGCAGGTCTTCGACGAGAGCTACTCGCGCGGTGAGCCGACCCCGTTCGGTCTCGGCGTCAGCGGCCTGATCCGGGCCTGGGACGAGGGCCTGGTCGGCACCAAGCGGGGCAGCCGCGTCATGATCATCGCCCCGCCGGAGATGGCGTACGGCGACCAGGAGCGCCCGGGCTCGGGCATTCCGCCCAACTCCACCCTGGTCTTCGTCATCGACGTCCTCGGCGTGAGCTGA
- a CDS encoding IS110 family transposase encodes MSVTPEATRPRVCAGLDWAKDDHVVCILDPDGEVLDRFTVEHTAAGLKRLVRRLLAAEVVEIGIERGDGPVIDALLATELTVLVISPNQVKNLRSRYGSAGNKDDRFDAYVLADVVRTDRRRLTPLTRSTPATQALRSSVRARRDLVAHRVAAANQLRAHLQVVFPGIVDLFAHLDSAISLSFLERFPTQTKADWLTADRLAAWLKKLAYSGRTDPAVLHQRLLAAPRGTTGAETGPHAATTLAFVAVLRSLNTQIATLADSIAEQLDVHPDAHVVTSLPRSGTVRAARLLAEIGDARGRFPTADSLACLAGVAPSTRQSGKVKAVTFRWGCDKELRDALCDFAADSRHANPWAADLYNRARARNHDHPHAVRILARAWVDIIWRCWQDRATYDPSQHRAFQRVLNEHHQIAA; translated from the coding sequence ATGAGTGTGACCCCTGAAGCGACCCGACCACGAGTGTGCGCCGGTCTGGACTGGGCCAAGGACGACCACGTCGTGTGCATCCTGGACCCCGACGGCGAGGTGCTTGACCGGTTCACCGTCGAGCACACCGCTGCCGGCCTCAAACGACTCGTACGACGTCTGTTGGCAGCTGAGGTCGTCGAGATCGGCATCGAACGCGGCGACGGGCCCGTCATCGATGCCTTGCTTGCCACCGAGCTGACCGTGCTGGTGATCAGCCCCAACCAGGTCAAGAACCTCCGCTCGCGCTACGGCTCGGCCGGCAACAAGGACGACCGGTTCGACGCCTACGTCCTGGCAGATGTGGTCCGCACCGACCGCCGTCGCCTGACCCCGCTGACCAGATCGACCCCGGCCACCCAAGCGCTGCGCTCCAGCGTGCGTGCTCGTCGGGACCTGGTCGCGCACCGCGTCGCGGCAGCCAACCAGCTCCGCGCGCACCTGCAGGTCGTGTTCCCCGGCATCGTGGACCTGTTCGCCCACCTGGACTCCGCGATCAGCCTGTCCTTCCTGGAACGGTTCCCCACCCAGACCAAAGCCGACTGGCTCACCGCCGACCGGCTCGCAGCATGGCTGAAGAAGCTCGCCTACTCCGGGCGCACCGACCCTGCCGTGTTGCACCAACGGCTGCTCGCTGCGCCCCGCGGCACCACCGGTGCTGAAACCGGCCCCCATGCCGCAACCACGCTCGCGTTCGTCGCGGTCCTGCGGAGCTTGAACACCCAGATCGCCACGCTCGCGGACTCGATCGCTGAGCAACTCGACGTCCACCCCGACGCGCACGTCGTGACCTCGCTGCCTCGCTCCGGGACCGTGCGCGCCGCGCGACTGCTCGCCGAGATCGGGGACGCCCGCGGCAGGTTCCCCACCGCCGACTCCCTGGCCTGTCTGGCCGGCGTCGCGCCCTCGACGCGGCAGTCCGGCAAGGTCAAAGCCGTCACCTTCCGGTGGGGATGCGACAAAGAACTCCGCGACGCCCTGTGTGACTTCGCCGCTGACTCCCGACACGCCAACCCGTGGGCCGCCGACCTCTACAACCGCGCCAGGGCACGCAACCACGACCACCCCCACGCCGTCCGGATCCTCGCCCGCGCCTGGGTCGACATCATCTGGCGCTGCTGGCAAGACCGGGCCACCTACGACCCTAGCCAGCACCGAGCCTTCCAACGCGTCCTCAACGAACACCACCAAATCGCCGCCTGA
- the pafA gene encoding Pup--protein ligase, whose protein sequence is MDRRIFGIENEYGVTCTFRGQRRLSPDEVARYLFRKVVSWGRSSNVFLRNGARLYLDVGSHPEYATPECDDVVELITHDKAGERVLEGLLVDAEERLHDEGIAGDIYLFKNNTDSAGNSYGCHENYLVGRQGEFSKLADVLIPFLVTRQIMVGAGKVNQTPRGASYSVSQRAEHIWEGVSSATTRSRPIINTRDEPHADAERYRRLHVIVGDSNMSETTALLKVASCDLVLRMIEEGVVMRDLTMENPIRAIREISNDLTGRRKVRLANGREASALDIQHEYFSRAHDFVQRRELHTPVIERTLDLWERTLKAVESDDLSLVEREIDWVIKLRLLDRYRAQHGLPLGHPRIAQLDLAYHDIRRDRGLYYLLERRGAVARVTDDLRVFEAKSVPPQTTRARLRGEFIKRAQERRRDFTVDWVHLKLNDQAQRTVLCKDPFRSHDERVHKLIEGM, encoded by the coding sequence ATGGACCGGCGGATCTTCGGGATCGAGAACGAGTACGGCGTCACGTGCACGTTCCGCGGTCAGCGCCGGCTCAGCCCGGACGAGGTCGCGCGCTACCTGTTCCGCAAGGTCGTCTCGTGGGGACGCAGCAGCAACGTCTTCCTGCGCAACGGTGCGCGGCTCTATCTCGACGTCGGCAGTCACCCGGAGTACGCCACCCCCGAGTGTGACGATGTCGTCGAGCTCATCACGCACGACAAGGCGGGGGAGCGGGTCCTCGAGGGTCTGCTGGTCGACGCCGAGGAGCGGCTGCACGACGAGGGCATCGCGGGCGACATCTACCTGTTCAAGAACAACACCGACTCGGCCGGCAACTCCTACGGCTGCCATGAGAACTACCTCGTCGGGCGCCAGGGGGAGTTCTCCAAGCTCGCCGACGTCCTCATCCCGTTCCTGGTCACCCGCCAGATCATGGTGGGCGCGGGCAAGGTCAACCAGACCCCGCGCGGAGCGTCGTACTCCGTCAGCCAGCGCGCCGAGCACATCTGGGAGGGCGTCTCCAGCGCCACCACCCGCTCCCGGCCGATCATCAACACGCGCGACGAGCCGCACGCGGACGCCGAGCGCTACCGCCGACTCCACGTGATCGTCGGCGACTCCAACATGAGCGAGACCACCGCGCTGTTGAAGGTGGCCTCCTGCGACCTCGTGCTCCGGATGATCGAGGAGGGCGTGGTGATGCGCGACCTCACGATGGAGAACCCGATCCGCGCGATCCGCGAGATCTCCAACGACCTCACCGGTCGCCGCAAGGTGCGCCTGGCCAACGGCCGCGAGGCCTCAGCGCTCGACATCCAGCACGAGTACTTCAGCCGCGCCCACGACTTCGTCCAGCGTCGCGAGCTCCACACCCCGGTCATCGAGCGAACGCTCGACCTGTGGGAGCGGACGCTGAAGGCCGTGGAGTCCGACGACCTGTCGCTGGTCGAGCGGGAGATCGACTGGGTGATCAAGCTGCGGCTGCTCGACCGTTATCGCGCCCAGCACGGCCTGCCGCTGGGGCACCCCCGGATCGCCCAGCTCGACCTCGCCTACCACGACATCCGCCGCGACCGCGGCCTCTACTACCTGCTCGAGCGGCGCGGTGCGGTCGCGCGGGTGACCGACGACCTGCGGGTCTTCGAGGCCAAGTCCGTGCCGCCGCAGACCACCCGCGCCCGGCTACGGGGCGAGTTCATCAAGCGTGCCCAGGAGCGGCGGCGCGACTTCACCGTCGACTGGGTCCACCTCAAGCTCAACGACCAGGCCCAACGCACGGTGCTGTGCAAGGACCCGTTCCGCTCCCACGACGAACGGGTCCACAAGCTCATCGAGGGAATGTGA
- the tatA gene encoding Sec-independent protein translocase subunit TatA, which produces MFIPQVMGLGPGEIAIIVGVLVLLFGAKKLPELARGSGRALRIFKAETKGLMTDDDDEPKDTRNRTLDAPEAPEADAHPSATSERNPDRDR; this is translated from the coding sequence ATGTTCATCCCCCAGGTCATGGGCCTCGGCCCGGGCGAGATCGCCATCATCGTCGGTGTACTCGTCCTGCTCTTCGGTGCCAAGAAGCTGCCCGAGCTGGCCCGCGGCTCCGGTCGCGCGCTGCGCATCTTCAAGGCCGAGACCAAGGGCCTGATGACCGACGACGACGACGAGCCCAAGGACACGCGCAACCGCACCCTGGACGCGCCCGAGGCGCCGGAGGCCGACGCCCACCCGTCGGCGACGTCCGAGCGGAACCCCGACCGAGACCGCTGA
- the prcA gene encoding proteasome subunit alpha: protein MSMPFYVSPEQLMKDRADFARKGIARGRSVVAVQYADGVVFVSENPSQALHKISEIYDRLAFAAVGRYNEFENLRIAGVRLADMRGYAYDRRDVTGRSLANAYAQTLGTIFSSGGEKPYEVEIFVAEIGESAAEDQIYRLTYDGQVYDEHRFAVMGGTHDKVDSYLTEHYREQMSLADAVRLGVDALGHDDEAPRTIPLTDLEVAVLDRSRTQKRKFKRMLPSTLESLLGDRA from the coding sequence ATGAGCATGCCGTTCTACGTCTCGCCCGAGCAGCTGATGAAGGACCGGGCCGACTTCGCCCGCAAGGGCATCGCCCGCGGCCGGTCGGTCGTCGCCGTGCAGTACGCCGACGGCGTGGTGTTCGTGTCCGAGAACCCCTCTCAGGCCCTGCACAAGATCAGCGAGATCTACGACCGTCTCGCCTTCGCCGCGGTCGGTCGCTACAACGAGTTCGAGAACCTCCGCATCGCGGGCGTGCGGCTGGCTGACATGCGCGGCTACGCCTACGACCGGCGCGACGTCACCGGGCGCAGCCTGGCCAACGCCTACGCCCAGACGCTCGGCACCATCTTCTCCAGCGGTGGGGAGAAGCCCTACGAGGTGGAGATCTTCGTCGCCGAGATCGGCGAGAGCGCGGCGGAGGACCAGATCTACCGGCTCACCTACGACGGTCAGGTCTACGACGAGCACCGTTTCGCGGTCATGGGCGGCACCCACGACAAGGTCGACAGCTACCTCACCGAGCACTACCGCGAGCAGATGAGTCTCGCGGACGCCGTCCGACTCGGTGTCGACGCGCTCGGCCACGACGACGAGGCGCCGCGCACGATCCCGCTGACCGACCTCGAGGTCGCGGTGCTCGACCGCAGCCGCACCCAGAAGCGCAAGTTCAAGCGGATGCTGCCCTCGACCCTGGAGTCGCTGCTCGGCGATCGGGCGTGA
- a CDS encoding helix-turn-helix transcriptional regulator: protein MSTARDQLARMLALVPYLQHREAVPLDQVARDLGVPAEQVVRDLNVLWFCGLPGLGMGDLIEVDMDALDGEGVVRISNADYLSRPLRLRADEASALLVALQTLRATAPADQRETVDSVIAKLAAAAEDGAAHASQVAVQVADGGAEERLRDQLEHAVAARRQVRIAYLVPSRDEVTDRVVDPFAVVRHDGQHYLRAWCHLAGGERRFRLDRIQKATVLDTPVNVPTDTAPVALDEQIFSPGPDAVPARLRLATPARWVVDYVPHDEVVEVGDDLEVALRVADVRWLERLVLRCAPHATVLEPAEVGVRVRATAAATLELYATG from the coding sequence GTGAGCACCGCCCGCGACCAGCTGGCACGGATGCTCGCGCTCGTGCCCTACCTCCAGCACCGCGAGGCCGTCCCCCTCGACCAGGTCGCCCGGGACCTGGGCGTCCCCGCCGAGCAGGTCGTACGCGACCTCAACGTGCTGTGGTTCTGCGGGCTGCCCGGTCTCGGCATGGGCGACCTGATCGAGGTCGACATGGACGCGCTGGACGGAGAGGGGGTCGTCCGGATCTCCAACGCCGACTACCTCAGCCGACCGCTGCGCCTGCGCGCCGACGAGGCCAGTGCGCTTCTCGTGGCGCTGCAGACCCTGCGCGCCACGGCGCCCGCCGACCAGCGCGAGACCGTCGACAGCGTGATCGCCAAGTTGGCCGCGGCCGCCGAGGACGGAGCCGCCCACGCGAGCCAGGTCGCCGTGCAGGTCGCCGACGGTGGCGCCGAGGAGCGCCTGCGCGACCAGCTCGAGCACGCGGTCGCGGCCCGGCGGCAGGTCCGCATCGCCTACCTCGTCCCGTCGCGCGACGAGGTCACCGACCGGGTCGTCGACCCCTTCGCCGTCGTGCGCCACGACGGACAGCACTACCTCCGGGCGTGGTGCCACCTCGCCGGGGGAGAGCGCCGGTTCCGTCTCGACCGGATCCAGAAGGCCACGGTCCTCGACACCCCGGTCAACGTGCCTACCGACACAGCGCCGGTCGCTCTCGACGAGCAGATCTTCTCGCCCGGTCCCGACGCCGTCCCGGCACGGTTGCGACTCGCTACGCCCGCCCGGTGGGTCGTCGACTACGTCCCCCACGACGAGGTCGTGGAGGTCGGCGACGACCTGGAGGTCGCGCTGCGGGTCGCCGACGTCCGCTGGCTCGAGCGGCTGGTCCTGCGGTGCGCCCCCCATGCGACCGTCCTCGAGCCGGCCGAGGTGGGGGTCCGGGTGCGGGCGACCGCGGCGGCGACCCTGGAGCTCTACGCGACGGGCTGA
- a CDS encoding NUDIX hydrolase: protein MTSRWGSDAERRWTAVGPDRPLHVGFQSVYARDYRLPDGTEVMWEMDGLAAVVGVLALTDDEQLVMVRQFRPGPDRVAMCLPGGLVDPGEDPVVAAERELREETGYTVASCDIVASVRGPVDLNPSYVAIARGARLTHPQELDPYEDCEVVLCTPAQVRAEARAGLMTGTELVYLALDHAGLL, encoded by the coding sequence GTGACGAGCCGCTGGGGGAGCGACGCCGAGCGTCGCTGGACCGCCGTCGGTCCGGACCGACCGTTGCATGTCGGCTTCCAGAGCGTCTATGCGCGCGACTACCGGCTGCCCGACGGCACCGAGGTCATGTGGGAGATGGACGGGCTCGCTGCCGTCGTCGGCGTCCTCGCGCTCACCGACGACGAGCAGCTGGTGATGGTGCGCCAGTTCCGCCCCGGTCCCGACCGCGTGGCCATGTGCCTGCCCGGTGGACTGGTCGACCCCGGCGAGGATCCCGTCGTCGCCGCCGAGCGCGAGCTGCGGGAGGAGACCGGCTACACCGTCGCGTCGTGCGACATCGTCGCGTCGGTGCGCGGGCCGGTGGACCTCAACCCGTCGTACGTCGCGATCGCTCGCGGCGCCCGGCTCACCCACCCCCAGGAGCTCGACCCCTACGAGGACTGCGAGGTCGTGCTGTGCACGCCCGCGCAGGTCAGGGCCGAGGCTCGCGCCGGGCTGATGACGGGCACCGAGCTCGTCTATCTTGCGCTGGACCACGCCGGCTTGTTGTGA
- a CDS encoding ubiquitin-like protein Pup, with protein MAQEHKQPRRSTEAEEVTEDTAPSESVAERKDQLDEDIDAILDEIDDVLETNAEDFVKSFIQKGGQ; from the coding sequence ATGGCCCAGGAGCACAAGCAGCCGCGCCGGTCCACCGAGGCCGAGGAGGTCACGGAGGACACCGCCCCGTCCGAGTCGGTCGCGGAGCGCAAGGACCAGCTCGACGAGGACATCGACGCGATCCTCGACGAGATCGACGACGTCCTCGAGACCAACGCCGAGGACTTCGTGAAGTCCTTCATCCAGAAGGGCGGCCAGTGA
- the prcB gene encoding proteasome subunit beta has protein sequence MTAPRLDPAYLTPGSSSFAEFLDRAAPDLLPARRLPAGDAASLSPHATTIVAATFTGGVVMAGDRRATMGNVIAQRDIEKVFPADEFSVVGIAGSAGLAVELVRLFQTELEHYEKIEGTTLSLDGKANRLAALIRGNLPMAMQGLAVVPLFAGYDIRAQHGRIFSYDVTGGRYEETAFHAVGSGSLFARGALKKLYREDLSEADAVIAAVQALYDAADDDSATGGPDIARRIFPVVSVVSADGHRRVPDAEVADVADRVIAARMTRPDGPAAGLL, from the coding sequence GTGACCGCACCCCGCCTCGACCCTGCCTACCTGACGCCGGGGTCGTCGTCGTTCGCCGAGTTCCTCGACCGCGCCGCACCCGACCTGCTGCCCGCGCGCCGGCTGCCCGCCGGCGACGCGGCGTCCCTGTCGCCGCACGCCACGACCATCGTCGCCGCCACCTTCACCGGTGGTGTCGTGATGGCCGGTGATCGCCGGGCGACGATGGGCAACGTCATCGCCCAGCGGGACATCGAGAAGGTCTTCCCCGCCGACGAGTTCAGCGTGGTCGGCATCGCCGGGAGCGCCGGGCTCGCCGTCGAGCTGGTGCGGCTGTTCCAGACCGAGCTCGAGCACTACGAGAAGATCGAGGGCACGACGCTGTCCCTCGACGGCAAGGCCAACCGGCTCGCGGCCCTGATCCGGGGCAACCTGCCGATGGCGATGCAGGGCCTGGCCGTCGTGCCCCTCTTCGCCGGCTACGACATCCGCGCCCAGCACGGGCGGATCTTCTCCTACGACGTGACCGGCGGGCGCTACGAGGAGACGGCCTTCCACGCCGTCGGCTCGGGCTCGCTGTTCGCCCGCGGTGCGCTGAAGAAGCTCTACCGCGAGGACCTGAGCGAGGCCGACGCCGTGATCGCGGCCGTGCAGGCGCTCTACGACGCCGCGGACGACGACTCCGCCACGGGCGGTCCCGACATCGCGCGGCGGATCTTCCCCGTGGTCAGCGTGGTCAGCGCCGACGGCCATCGCCGGGTCCCCGACGCCGAGGTCGCCGACGTCGCCGACCGGGTCATCGCGGCCCGGATGACCCGCCCCGACGGCCCCGCCGCCGGGCTGCTGTGA
- a CDS encoding diacylglycerol/lipid kinase family protein, producing the protein MSSPPREVALVTNPLAGRGRGARAAAAALPTLRAAGVRVRSLTGGDADETLQLARAAVAEGVDALVVCGGDGLVHLGAQVVAGTDTPLGVIPAGTGNDAARSLGLDQRDDAAAAVAAARVVAAGRTRRIDVAETAGRRFVTVLAAGFDARVNERANQMRWPRGQMRYNLATLTELRVFRPLPYVLELDGTVLRTDAMLVAVGNGPAFGGGLRITEGARIDDGLLDVVIIEPITKTDLVRTYPKLFRGTHVHHPAYRHHRVRQVTVAAPGIVAYADGERIAPLPLTITVEPSALTVLVP; encoded by the coding sequence GTGAGCAGTCCACCGCGCGAGGTCGCCCTGGTGACCAACCCGCTCGCCGGCCGCGGACGCGGTGCCCGCGCCGCCGCGGCGGCCCTGCCAACACTGCGCGCCGCCGGCGTACGCGTGCGCAGCCTCACCGGGGGTGATGCCGACGAGACGCTGCAGCTCGCACGCGCGGCGGTGGCCGAGGGGGTCGACGCCCTGGTGGTCTGCGGGGGCGACGGGCTGGTCCACCTGGGTGCCCAGGTGGTCGCGGGCACCGACACGCCCCTGGGCGTCATCCCGGCCGGCACCGGCAACGACGCAGCCCGCTCCCTCGGCCTCGACCAGCGCGACGACGCCGCAGCGGCGGTCGCCGCCGCCCGGGTGGTGGCCGCCGGTCGGACGCGGCGCATCGACGTGGCCGAGACCGCCGGGCGGCGGTTCGTCACCGTCCTCGCGGCCGGGTTCGACGCACGCGTCAACGAGCGCGCCAACCAGATGCGCTGGCCGCGCGGGCAGATGCGCTACAACCTGGCCACCCTCACCGAGCTGCGCGTCTTCCGGCCGCTGCCCTACGTCCTCGAGCTCGACGGCACCGTCCTGCGCACCGACGCGATGCTCGTCGCCGTCGGCAACGGGCCGGCATTCGGCGGGGGGCTGCGCATCACCGAAGGGGCCCGGATCGACGACGGTTTGCTCGACGTCGTCATCATCGAGCCCATCACCAAGACCGACCTCGTCCGGACGTACCCGAAGCTGTTCAGGGGGACCCACGTGCACCACCCGGCCTACCGGCACCACCGCGTGCGTCAGGTCACCGTCGCCGCGCCCGGCATCGTCGCCTACGCCGACGGCGAGCGGATCGCCCCGCTGCCGCTGACGATCACGGTCGAGCCGTCCGCGCTGACCGTGCTGGTGCCGTGA
- a CDS encoding helix-turn-helix transcriptional regulator, whose product MASDEKTERLLNLLITLLVSRTYVTKDRLRSVIEGYRGLDDAAFEKKFERDKDELRALGVPIEIGSHEAYFDDAAGYRVRPDAFALPDIELTAQEAAVVGLAARVWQHAGLASRTTDALRKLTAAGVSVDRAALDIAQPRLDAAEPSFTDLWDATQRRTPVRFGYRRPGATEATERTVQPWGLVSSQGRWYAVGHDVDRDDTRVFRLSRIEGAVRPAGPADSYTVPADLDLRALTRSLAPAEPVGEAVVLVRPGAGLGLRARATAAAPATTPTPPGDWDELRVPFAREDALVDEVLSYGTAAVLRSPEPLRARVVARLGAAVGEDA is encoded by the coding sequence ATGGCCAGTGACGAGAAGACCGAGCGCCTGCTCAACCTGCTCATCACCCTGCTCGTCTCCCGGACCTACGTCACCAAGGACCGTCTGCGGTCGGTGATCGAGGGTTACCGCGGCCTCGACGATGCCGCGTTCGAGAAGAAGTTCGAGCGCGACAAGGACGAGCTGCGGGCACTCGGCGTACCGATCGAGATCGGCTCCCACGAGGCGTATTTCGACGACGCTGCCGGCTACCGGGTGCGCCCGGACGCCTTCGCGCTGCCCGACATCGAGCTCACCGCGCAGGAGGCTGCCGTCGTGGGCCTGGCCGCGCGCGTCTGGCAGCACGCCGGGCTCGCCTCGCGCACCACCGATGCGCTGCGCAAGCTCACGGCCGCCGGGGTGAGCGTGGACCGTGCAGCGCTCGACATCGCCCAGCCGCGGCTGGACGCCGCCGAGCCGTCGTTCACCGACCTGTGGGACGCGACCCAACGCCGTACGCCGGTGCGTTTCGGCTACCGCCGCCCGGGGGCCACCGAGGCCACTGAGCGCACGGTCCAGCCCTGGGGGCTGGTGTCGTCGCAGGGGCGGTGGTACGCCGTCGGGCACGACGTCGACCGCGACGACACCCGCGTCTTCCGGCTGTCGCGGATCGAGGGCGCGGTCCGCCCCGCCGGACCTGCTGACAGCTACACCGTGCCGGCCGACCTGGACCTGCGCGCACTGACGCGCTCGCTGGCGCCCGCCGAGCCGGTGGGCGAGGCGGTGGTGCTGGTGCGGCCCGGCGCTGGTCTCGGGCTCCGCGCCCGCGCCACCGCGGCTGCACCCGCCACCACGCCCACCCCGCCCGGCGACTGGGACGAGCTGCGGGTCCCGTTCGCCCGCGAGGACGCCCTGGTCGACGAGGTGCTGTCCTACGGCACCGCGGCGGTACTCCGCTCGCCCGAGCCCTTGCGCGCGCGCGTGGTGGCACGTCTGGGCGCCGCCGTGGGGGAGGACGCGTGA